One segment of Rhodanobacter thiooxydans DNA contains the following:
- a CDS encoding Fe2+-dependent dioxygenase, whose translation MIICAPNVLTAEELGTIRSELQGAPFVDGASTAGWSAREVKKNLQIDINTESQARLREIVRSAFLRNTMLQAAILPSAMTQVLFNRYDVGMQYGRHVDAPVMGGLGSTVRTDVAITVFLSDPTSYTGGDLVVDTNGVEYGFKLDAGSAIAYPANSLHHVTPVTQGARYAAIIWVQSQVRDAGKRELLWDLDNAKRQIFGREGKSATFDTISKSHANLLRMWAEV comes from the coding sequence GTGATCATTTGCGCCCCCAACGTACTGACCGCCGAGGAACTCGGCACGATACGCAGCGAACTCCAGGGCGCCCCGTTCGTCGACGGCGCCAGCACGGCCGGCTGGTCGGCACGCGAGGTGAAGAAAAACCTGCAGATCGACATCAACACCGAAAGCCAGGCCCGGCTGCGGGAGATCGTGCGCAGCGCCTTCCTGCGCAACACCATGCTGCAGGCGGCGATCCTGCCGTCCGCGATGACGCAGGTCCTGTTCAACCGTTACGACGTCGGCATGCAATACGGCCGGCACGTCGATGCCCCGGTGATGGGCGGCCTGGGCAGCACGGTGCGCACCGACGTGGCGATCACGGTGTTCCTGTCCGACCCCACCAGCTACACCGGCGGCGACCTGGTGGTGGATACCAACGGCGTGGAATACGGCTTCAAGCTGGATGCCGGCTCCGCCATCGCCTACCCGGCCAACTCCCTGCACCACGTCACCCCGGTCACCCAGGGCGCACGTTACGCCGCCATCATCTGGGTGCAGAGCCAGGTGCGCGACGCTGGCAAGCGCGAGCTGTTGTGGGACCTGGACAACGCCAAGCGGCAGATCTTCGGCCGCGAGGGCAAGAGCGCCACCTTCGACACCATCAGCAAGTCGCATGCGAACCTGCTGCGCATGTGGGCGGAGGTGTAA
- a CDS encoding DsbC family protein, translating into MKKLLLALCIGGLSLAACAAENDATPAASAAVTPAAQQMVRQAIHSLAANVQVDSIEPAPMPGFYQVIAAGQLLYVSTDGKYAMHGDVIDLSRKQNISDAAWARFRKAELAKVPASDRIVFAPANPKYTVTVFTDVNCGFCRALHEHVAAFNKEGIAVEYLAWPREGLVTTAGRPTPTYAEMASVWCAKDRKAAFTAAKDGRAPAPATCTNPVKDQFNLGVKLGVSGTPTIYGPDGRVLGGYVTPEQLLQALQQGG; encoded by the coding sequence TTGAAGAAATTGTTGCTGGCGCTGTGCATCGGCGGACTTTCCCTGGCTGCCTGTGCTGCCGAAAACGATGCGACGCCGGCCGCCAGCGCGGCGGTAACGCCGGCGGCTCAGCAGATGGTGCGGCAGGCGATCCACAGCCTGGCGGCGAACGTGCAGGTCGATTCGATCGAGCCGGCGCCGATGCCGGGCTTCTATCAGGTGATCGCCGCCGGCCAGTTGCTCTACGTCAGCACCGATGGCAAGTACGCGATGCATGGCGACGTGATCGACCTGAGCCGCAAGCAGAACATCAGCGACGCCGCCTGGGCGCGTTTCCGCAAGGCCGAGCTGGCCAAGGTGCCGGCGTCCGATCGCATCGTGTTCGCGCCGGCGAACCCGAAGTACACGGTGACCGTGTTCACCGACGTGAACTGCGGCTTCTGCCGCGCACTGCACGAGCACGTGGCCGCGTTCAACAAGGAAGGCATCGCGGTGGAGTACCTGGCGTGGCCGCGCGAAGGCCTGGTGACCACCGCCGGCCGGCCCACGCCGACCTACGCCGAGATGGCCTCGGTGTGGTGCGCCAAGGACCGCAAGGCCGCGTTCACCGCCGCGAAGGATGGCCGTGCGCCGGCGCCGGCGACCTGCACCAACCCGGTCAAGGACCAGTTCAACCTGGGCGTGAAGCTGGGCGTCAGCGGCACCCCGACGATCTATGGGCCGGATGGGCGCGTGCTGGGTGGTTATGTGACCCCCGAGCAGCTGCTGCAGGCGCTGCAGCAGGGCGGCTGA